ACCACGCCACGACCGAGGGAGGCTACCGATGAGCGAGACCATGGTGCCCCGCGTCCACCTCGGCGACGCCGTCGAGAGCTTCGTCGACTGGGTGACCGTCGCCGGCGCCAGCTTCTTCACAGCGGTCAAGGACGGGCTGCTCGCCGTGTACGACGTCCTCGACACCGCCCTCGCCGCACCGCCCGCCTGGGCGATCATCCTGGTCATCGCGGCGCTGGCCTGGTTCGCGAAGGGCTGGCTCCTCGCCCTCGGCTCCGCCGTCGGCCTCGCAGTCATCAGCGCCGTCGACCAGTGGGACAACGCGATGGACACGCTCGCGCTCGTGATCCTGGCGAGCGGCATCGCCCTGCTGATCGCGATCCCGCTCGGCATCTGGGCTGCACGCAACCGCAAGGTGTCCCGTGTCGTCCGGCCCGTGCTCGACTTCATGCAGACCATGCCGGCGTTCGTCTACCTGATCCCGACGGTCGTCATCTTCCTCACGGGCGTGGTGCCCGGGCTCGTCGCGACGATCATCTTCGCCCTCGCGCCGGGCGTGCGCTTCACCGAGCTCGGGATCCGCCAGGTCGACTCCGAGGTTGTCGAGGCCGGGCACGCGTTCGGCGCCACCGAGGGCCGCATCCTGCGGCAGATCCAGCTCCCGCTCGCACTGCCGACGATCATGGCCGGCGTCAACCAGGTGATCATGCTGTCCCTGTCGATGGTCGTCATCGCAGGCCTCACCGGCGCGGCGGGCCTCGGCCGCGAGGTCGTCTCCGCGCTCCAGCGCGTCAACGTCTCGCTCGGCTTCGAGGCAGGCCTCGCCGTCGTCATCCTCGCGATGATCCTCGACCGCACGACGGCGGCGCTCTCCGACCGCGCGCCCGTCGCCAAGGCCCTCAAGGCCGCCTGATCACACCGCGCCGCCGGGCCGCACGGCCCGGCGCGAGCGCCGCCCCGCCCGCCCGCTGAGGCCGGGCCCCAGACCCCTACCCGGGCGCCCTCGCGCCCACGAGAGGAACGCATGACCCGCTCACGCACGCCCCGCACCGCCCTCGCCGCCGTCACGACGGCCGCCCTCGCCCTCGGGCTCGGCGCCTGCTCGTCCGACGACGCCAGCACGTCCGGCTCGACCGGTTCGGACGACAAGAAGATCAGCATCGGCGTCCACGCTGGCTGGGACGAGGGCATCGCCGTCTCCCACCTGTTCAAGGCGATGCTCGAGGACGACGGCTACACCGTCGACGAGGAGACCGCGGACCCGGGCGTCGTCTACACGGGCCTCGCCGGCGGCAGCTACGACCTCAACTTCGACATGTGGCTGCCCGCGACCCACGCGGACTACCTCAAGAAGTACGGCGACGACCTCGAGCAGCTCGGCGTCTGGTACGACGACGCGCGCCTGACCATCGCGGTCAACGAGGACGCCCCGATCACGTCGCTCGCCGAGCTCGGCGACGCGGCCGAGCAGTTCGGCGACCGGCTCGTCGGCATCGAGGCGGGTGCCGGCCTGACCCGCATCACGCAGGACGAGGTCGTCCCGACGTACGGCCTCGACTCGATGGACTTCGTCATCTCGTCGACGCCCGCGATGCTCGCTGAGCTCAAGAGCCGCACCGACGCCGGTGAGAACGTCGCCGTGACGCTGTGGCGCCCGCACTGGGCGTACGACGCGTTCCCGATTCGCGACCTCGAGGACCCGGAGGGCGCGCTCGGCGGTGCCGAGGAGATCCACACCGTGGGCCGCAGCGGTTTCGCCGAGGACCACCCGGACGTCGCGGCGCTCATCAAGGCGTTCACGCTGACGGACGAGCAGCTGTTCTCCCTCGAGAACATCATGTTCAACGAGGACGAGGGCGCCGACCCGGACAAGTCCGTGCGCACGTGGCTCGAGGCGAACCCGACGTTCGTCGACGACCTCAAGGCCGCTGCGGGGGTCTGAGACCTCCGGCGCGGCGCCGCGCGACAAACGAGACGGTCCCCGTCGCGTCCGAGAAGCGGACGCCACGGGGACCGTCTGCACGTCCGGCGGCGAAGGCTGACCTGCGTGCCCAGGTAGGCCAGATCTGGGGCCAACGGGATCAACGGCGTCTGCGCGTTCGCGTTCGCCGCCCGGTCTGCGGCCAAGCAGCTCTCTGCTGGCAGCTCGACCGTCTAGGCGTCCGTGACTCGCAGCAGCACCGTCATCGCATGGCTGCCGGGCCACAGCGCGTGCTCGGGCCGCACGTCCATGCCGCACGTGCGCGACCCGAGGCCGTGCTGGGCCGCGTCGAGGTAGAGGTAGGTGCGGCTCGGTGACGGCAGCTCGTGCTGGTGCCGGGCGACGTCGAGCTCTTGGGCGGTGTGGCGTACCAGCGTGAACCCGGGACGTGTCCCGAGGGTGCCAGGTCGTGCGCCTGAGCTGTCGGCGATCGTCCGGACCCGGAGCGTCGGGACGTGCTCGCCGGAGGTGACGAGCTCGCGCAGGTCGGGACGGTGGCCTGTCTCCTGGGGGACCGCGTACGGCTCGGCGAGCTCGTCGACGAGCGACGCGAACCGGCCGATGCGCGCAGCGGAGCGGGAGTCCGCGTATGCCTCACCAGGCCCGCTGCCGAACCATGCGACCTCGTCGAACCCGAGGGGCAGGTCGAGGCGCACGCCGATGCGAGGCCACGTGCAGTCCCACCCGTTCGACGCTTCGAAGCTGATGTGGACCTCGAGCTCGTCGTCGAGCCAGCGGTAGGTGAGGGTCGTCCCCAGCCAGAGTGCGGTACCCGCCGCCCCGGAACGCAGATGCACGACGACGGCGTCGTCTCGTGTCTCGACGTCGCGGACGCGATGCTCGAGCCGGTCGAGGCCGCGTTCGCGCCAGCGCGCGGCGGCTGACGGCTGGGCGAGCGACTCCGGGGAGGGAACGTCTCCCGAGGTGGCAGGGTCGACAACCTCGTAGCCTGGCCCTCCCGTGGCGGAGTCGTTCTCCGTCGGTGCGCGCCACAGCTCGGGCTGCGGACCGTCGACGTCGAGGGATCCGATGCGCAGGAGTGCGCCGGTGTCGCGGTCGAACCACGCCTCTCCGAGGCGCAGCGCACCTCCGGGGGCGTCGATCCCGGCGGGCATGTCGGTGGCGCTGACCACCTGAGGCGCCGCCGTGCCGTGCCGGCGCCGCGGCGCGGGCGCCGGATCGAGCCCGACGAGGTGCGGGTCGATCGCCACCTGGTGCCAGGCGACGACGTGCCCGGCGGGGGCCCAGGGCGTGGCCTCACGGAGCGCAGCCGTGAGCGTCAGGAACACCTCGGAGCCCGGCTCGTGGCGTCGTGCGTCGAGAGCGGGTGGCTGCCAGGTGGTGCTGCGCGCCTCGCCCGCGGGGACGTCTGGCAGGTCGAGAGCGCCGTCGGCAACCTCGTGCCCGTCCACCTCGAGGGTCCACGTGACGTCGAGGTCCGCGGTCGACGCGAACGCGCGACGGTTGCGCAGGGTCGCCTGACCGGCGTCGAACGACAGCCGCACTGGTGCGATGACGGCGGCGAGCTCTGCGAGCGCGGGCGACGGCACGTCGTCGGACCTGACGAGGCCGTCCATGACGAAGCTGCCGTCGTGGACGGGTTCCCCGAAGTCGCCGCCATACGCGTAGAACGGCACGCCGTCACCGGTCGTCGTGAGGATGCCGTGGTCACGCCACTCCCACACGAACGCGCCGTGGAAGCGGTCCGAGGAGTCGAACAGCTCTTCGTATGCCTCGAGAGCGCCTGGCCCGTTGCCCATCGCGTGCGCGTACTCGCACAGCAGGAAGGGTTGCGCGCGCAGGCGGGCGGCCTGCGCGGGGGCGGTGACGCCGAAGATCTCGCCGGACTCACCGAGGATCGCACGCACCTCCTCGAGCGTGGGGTACATCCGGGAGTACACGTCGGTGTACGCCCCGGTGCGGTCGCCCTCGTAGTGGACGGGGCGGGACGGGTCGCGGCCGTGCACCCAGCTCGACATGGCCGCGAGGTTGGATCCGGTGCCGGACTCGTTCCCGAGCGACCACATGATGACCGACGGATGGTTCTTGTCGCGTTCGACCGTGCGCTGGATACGGTCGAGGAAGGCGTCGCGCCAGCGAGGGTCGTCGCTCTCGGTGTCGAGCGTGCCGACGAGCTCGAAGCCGTGCGTCTCGAGGTCGCACTCGTCGACGACCCAGAAGCCGAGCTCGTCCGCGAGGTCGAGGACGCGCGGGTGCGGCGGGTAGTGCGCGGTGCGGATCGCGTTGATGTTGTGGCGCTTCATGAGCGCCATGTCGGCGCGGGCATGGGCCTCGTCGAAGACTCGGCCCCGTACCGGGTGGGTCTCGTGCCGGTTGACGCCTCGCATGACGATGCGCTGGCCGTTCACGGTGAAGCGCGCCCCGTCGATGCGGACCGTGCGGAACCCCAGCCTGAGGCTGACGGTCTCGCCCGGCGAGGAGACCTGGGCGTCGTAGAGGCGGGGAGTTTCGGCGGTCCAGGGCTCCGCCGGGACGCGGACGGGGGCGACGTCGGAGGGCGCGTCCCAGCGGACGTCCACGCCGAGCTCGGGAACGGTGAGCGTCACGGGCCAGGCGCTCGGGCTCGCGGCGATGTCGAGGTCGATCTCGCCGGTGCCGGCGACGTGGTCGTAGCCGGTGCGAGCCCACACGTCGTCGAGCGCGCCGACCGGCCGGGCGAGCAGGGTGACCGAGCGGAAGATCCCGGGCAGCCACCACTGGTCCTGGTCTTCGAGGTAGGTGGCGTCGGACCACTGGTGGACGCGCACGACCAGGACGTTGCGGCCGGGCCGGACGAGGCCTGTGACATCAAGCTCGTGGACGAGCCTGCTGCCCTTGACGACGCCGACCTCGGACCCGTTGAGCCATACGCGGCAGGCCGACTCGACGCCGTCGAGCCGCAGGAGGACGCGTTCGGCGTCGCGCCAGGCGTCCTCGTCGGGGAGGTCGAAGGTGCGGCGGTGGTCGGCGGTCGGGTTCGTGCGGGGGACGTGCGGTGGGTCGACCGGGAACGGGTACTGGACGTTCGTGTACCAGGGCCGCCCGCGGGTGCCCTCCCCGGTGAGGACCCAGTGCGAGGGGACGGTGATGGTCTCCCAGCCGGAGTCGTCGAGGAGCACGTCCCAGGGTGGTTCCGTGGCGTCGCTGGCAGGGTCGGCGACGTCGTGCAGCCGGAACCGCCAGGTCCCGTCGAGCTGCAGCGACGGTGCGTCGGTCGGGAGCCACGCGCGTGCGGGCAGGACGCGTCCGGCGTTGGGGGTGCGGTCGGA
This genomic window from Flavimobilis soli contains:
- a CDS encoding glycine betaine ABC transporter substrate-binding protein, which codes for MTRSRTPRTALAAVTTAALALGLGACSSDDASTSGSTGSDDKKISIGVHAGWDEGIAVSHLFKAMLEDDGYTVDEETADPGVVYTGLAGGSYDLNFDMWLPATHADYLKKYGDDLEQLGVWYDDARLTIAVNEDAPITSLAELGDAAEQFGDRLVGIEAGAGLTRITQDEVVPTYGLDSMDFVISSTPAMLAELKSRTDAGENVAVTLWRPHWAYDAFPIRDLEDPEGALGGAEEIHTVGRSGFAEDHPDVAALIKAFTLTDEQLFSLENIMFNEDEGADPDKSVRTWLEANPTFVDDLKAAAGV
- a CDS encoding glycoside hydrolase family 2 TIM barrel-domain containing protein, whose translation is MTHVTEPTYLSDRTPNAGRVLPARAWLPTDAPSLQLDGTWRFRLHDVADPASDATEPPWDVLLDDSGWETITVPSHWVLTGEGTRGRPWYTNVQYPFPVDPPHVPRTNPTADHRRTFDLPDEDAWRDAERVLLRLDGVESACRVWLNGSEVGVVKGSRLVHELDVTGLVRPGRNVLVVRVHQWSDATYLEDQDQWWLPGIFRSVTLLARPVGALDDVWARTGYDHVAGTGEIDLDIAASPSAWPVTLTVPELGVDVRWDAPSDVAPVRVPAEPWTAETPRLYDAQVSSPGETVSLRLGFRTVRIDGARFTVNGQRIVMRGVNRHETHPVRGRVFDEAHARADMALMKRHNINAIRTAHYPPHPRVLDLADELGFWVVDECDLETHGFELVGTLDTESDDPRWRDAFLDRIQRTVERDKNHPSVIMWSLGNESGTGSNLAAMSSWVHGRDPSRPVHYEGDRTGAYTDVYSRMYPTLEEVRAILGESGEIFGVTAPAQAARLRAQPFLLCEYAHAMGNGPGALEAYEELFDSSDRFHGAFVWEWRDHGILTTTGDGVPFYAYGGDFGEPVHDGSFVMDGLVRSDDVPSPALAELAAVIAPVRLSFDAGQATLRNRRAFASTADLDVTWTLEVDGHEVADGALDLPDVPAGEARSTTWQPPALDARRHEPGSEVFLTLTAALREATPWAPAGHVVAWHQVAIDPHLVGLDPAPAPRRRHGTAAPQVVSATDMPAGIDAPGGALRLGEAWFDRDTGALLRIGSLDVDGPQPELWRAPTENDSATGGPGYEVVDPATSGDVPSPESLAQPSAAARWRERGLDRLEHRVRDVETRDDAVVVHLRSGAAGTALWLGTTLTYRWLDDELEVHISFEASNGWDCTWPRIGVRLDLPLGFDEVAWFGSGPGEAYADSRSAARIGRFASLVDELAEPYAVPQETGHRPDLRELVTSGEHVPTLRVRTIADSSGARPGTLGTRPGFTLVRHTAQELDVARHQHELPSPSRTYLYLDAAQHGLGSRTCGMDVRPEHALWPGSHAMTVLLRVTDA
- a CDS encoding ABC transporter permease — encoded protein: MSETMVPRVHLGDAVESFVDWVTVAGASFFTAVKDGLLAVYDVLDTALAAPPAWAIILVIAALAWFAKGWLLALGSAVGLAVISAVDQWDNAMDTLALVILASGIALLIAIPLGIWAARNRKVSRVVRPVLDFMQTMPAFVYLIPTVVIFLTGVVPGLVATIIFALAPGVRFTELGIRQVDSEVVEAGHAFGATEGRILRQIQLPLALPTIMAGVNQVIMLSLSMVVIAGLTGAAGLGREVVSALQRVNVSLGFEAGLAVVILAMILDRTTAALSDRAPVAKALKAA